A portion of the Stigmatopora argus isolate UIUO_Sarg chromosome 15, RoL_Sarg_1.0, whole genome shotgun sequence genome contains these proteins:
- the fhl5 gene encoding four and a half LIM domains protein 5, with protein MSTSERFDCHYCKDSLLGKKYIMKEETQYCTKCYESLFANCCQSCTKPIGTNSKDLSYKDQHWHEECFKCAKCSQSLVEKAFAAKDELMLCTECYANDYSSKCTTCKKTVMPGSRKMEYKGNSWHETCFLCHRCQQPIGTKSFIPKDDGYYCVNCFEKQFAYQCCACKKAITTGGVTYQDKPWHRECFLCIGCRKQLSGQRFTSRENYPYCLECFSELYAKKCVGCTKPITSLAGAKYISFEERQWHSECFTCGQCAMSLVGRGFLTQRDNILCTDCGREK; from the exons ATGTCCACCAGCGAGCGCTTCGACTGCCATTACTGCAAAGACTCCCTCCTGGGGAAGAAGTACATCATGAAAGAGGAGACACAATATTGCACCAAGTGCTACGAAAGCCTATTTGCCAACTGCTGCCAGAGCTGCACCAAGCCCATTGGCACCAACTCCAAG GACTTGTCCTACAAGGACCAGCACTGGCACGAGGAGTGCTTCAAGTGTGCAAAATGCAGCCAATCCCTCGTGGAGAAGGCCTTTGCCGCCAAGGACGAGTTGATGCTTTGCACGGAGTGCTACGCCAACGATTATTCATCCAAGTGCACCACCTGCAAGAAGACGGTCATGCCAG GTTCCCGCAAAATGGAGTACAAGGGCAACAGTTGGCATGAGACTTGCTTCCTATGCCACCGCTGCCAGCAGCCCATCGGAACAAAGTCCTTCATCCCCAAAGACGATGGCTACTACTGCGTAAACTGTTTTGAGAAGCAGTTTGCCTACCAGTGTTGCGCTTGTAAGAAG gccATCACCACGGGGGGCGTGACATACCAGGACAAGCCGTGGCACCGCGAGTGCTTCCTGTGCATCGGCTGCAGGAAGCAGCTCTCCGGCCAGCGCTTTACCTCCAGGGAAAACTATCCCTACTGCCTGGAGTGCTTCAGTGAGCTCTATGCCAAGAAGTGTGTGGGTTGCACTAAACCCATCACCA GTCTGGCCGGTGCCAAATACATATCGTTCGAGGAACGTCAGTGGCACAGCGAGTGCTTCACATGTGGGCAGTGCGCCATGTCCCTGGTGGGCCGAGGCTTCCTTACCCAGCGTGACAACATCCTGTGCACCGACTGCGGACGCGAGAAGTGA